From Acidobacteriota bacterium, one genomic window encodes:
- a CDS encoding class I SAM-dependent methyltransferase yields MAKSKTENFYDRIADVHNLAMKLNGYTRSVAKYLRSLELEIDENSRVLDAGSGTGIVTSGFYGAGLKPKQTVAFDLSFNLLSVSRDQFRKDKRTKGKDISPVRGNVLAMPFADNTFDLLLSCGVLEYVPLDEGLREFARVMKPGAKLVFIPVKPSLVGSVLELLYKFKTHPPDEVRDVSERYFNFVGNHDFPFTDPIGWSKTIFLLEKR; encoded by the coding sequence ATGGCTAAATCAAAAACGGAAAACTTCTACGACCGCATCGCCGACGTTCACAATCTGGCGATGAAACTCAACGGCTACACGCGCTCGGTCGCCAAGTACCTGCGTTCTCTCGAACTTGAGATCGACGAAAACTCTCGAGTTCTCGACGCCGGCAGTGGAACCGGAATTGTCACGTCCGGTTTTTACGGCGCCGGGCTCAAGCCGAAACAGACGGTCGCCTTCGATCTGTCGTTCAATCTGTTGAGTGTTTCGCGCGATCAGTTTCGCAAAGACAAGCGCACAAAAGGCAAGGATATCTCTCCGGTTCGCGGCAACGTACTGGCGATGCCCTTTGCGGACAACACCTTCGATCTTCTGCTCTCCTGCGGAGTGCTCGAATATGTCCCGCTTGACGAAGGCCTTCGGGAATTCGCGCGGGTTATGAAACCCGGCGCGAAGCTCGTTTTCATTCCGGTCAAACCGTCACTCGTCGGATCCGTCCTCGAGCTCCTTTACAAATTCAAAACGCATCCGCCGGACGAAGTTCGCGATGTCTCCGAGCGTTACTTCAACTTCGTTGGGAATCACGATTTCCCGTTCACGGACCCGATCGGTTGGTCGAAGACGATCTTTTTGCTGGAGAAGCGGTGA
- a CDS encoding glycerophosphodiester phosphodiesterase gives MKSRPTSPLIVAHRGSSALAPENTRAAFRRAIADGAEGIEFDVRLAKDDIVVFHDATLLRIGQQPGSVAQKSSAELGRTDIGSWFNQRFPWLARPEFASETVPTLRETLELFAAYRGVIYVELKSRESDVKTLSRAVCDIIRDSPLRSQMIVKSFQLDVIPEVKRLCPEVRTAALFAPKIMTILRKEKRLVGVADDLGADMLSVHFSLATRKLVEKAEKRGMPVTIWTADNPRWVKRALDLGLFAVITNDPATLLAKRGKL, from the coding sequence ATGAAATCGAGACCAACAAGTCCCCTGATCGTCGCGCATCGCGGATCGTCAGCGCTCGCGCCGGAGAACACGCGCGCTGCATTCCGGCGGGCGATCGCCGATGGCGCCGAAGGAATCGAGTTCGATGTCAGGTTGGCGAAGGATGACATTGTCGTTTTTCACGACGCAACGCTGCTCCGCATCGGTCAACAGCCGGGTTCCGTCGCTCAGAAATCGAGCGCCGAACTTGGTCGGACCGACATCGGGTCGTGGTTCAACCAACGGTTCCCGTGGCTCGCACGGCCTGAGTTCGCGTCCGAGACCGTTCCGACGCTACGCGAAACGCTCGAACTGTTCGCCGCGTACCGCGGGGTGATCTACGTCGAACTCAAATCACGCGAGTCGGATGTCAAAACGCTTTCGCGGGCGGTTTGCGACATCATTCGCGACTCTCCGCTGCGTTCGCAGATGATCGTCAAAAGCTTTCAACTCGATGTCATTCCGGAAGTGAAGCGGCTCTGTCCCGAAGTCCGGACCGCCGCGCTCTTCGCACCGAAGATAATGACGATTCTCCGCAAGGAAAAACGGCTCGTTGGAGTCGCCGATGATCTCGGCGCAGATATGCTTTCCGTCCATTTTTCGCTCGCGACCCGCAAACTCGTCGAAAAAGCCGAAAAACGGGGAATGCCGGTGACGATTTGGACCGCAGACAATCCGCGCTGGGTGAAGCGCGCGCTCGATCTCGGGCTATTTGCGGTGATCACGAACGACCCCGCGACACTGCTTGCGAAGCGCGGGAAACTCTGA
- a CDS encoding TlpA family protein disulfide reductase: MRESVLILILSLAVLGQSGRTAPTNPAQVAPSADVTAEKLYEEAATYEKRKLAEFESKKLPYSEALHRSMLAEQKQLAAKNAAILEARKDLSPADRFFLGMLHWLARNSDASEEALRRFMAIETPEAVKLQTARHVLVVIAARRRNFEDAEKTLGAYLEAGPVNLSERIKMESELAQSYRDRAEWTKAAAHAEEAYRAVKANFQTRSSRALALQELLDFGSMVFEIYRDAGEVAKAEGSLDELRKTAVFVESTSIYYYAVDKMVALLTETKRKPQALGYFQKAITEARTDFKSKAWQEDIQRRLARRVKQYTLLGETAPELVNVAQFLPSETKTLADLRGKVILLDFWATWCGPCYRAFPLLTEWHDTLAKDGLVVLGLTRFYGQAEGEPVTEALEIEFLTEFKKKEKLSYDFVLSRDITNQVNYDALSLPTTVVIDRKGVIRYIETGAGKEEDLEKTVRRLLAEK; encoded by the coding sequence ATGCGCGAATCGGTTCTGATCCTGATCTTATCGCTCGCCGTTCTGGGCCAGTCCGGCAGAACTGCGCCGACCAATCCTGCTCAAGTCGCTCCGTCCGCGGACGTCACCGCCGAAAAGCTCTACGAAGAAGCGGCGACATACGAAAAGCGAAAGCTGGCCGAATTTGAATCGAAGAAGCTTCCGTACAGCGAGGCGCTCCATCGTTCGATGCTGGCCGAACAGAAGCAACTCGCCGCCAAGAACGCCGCGATTCTTGAGGCCCGCAAGGACCTCAGTCCGGCGGACCGGTTCTTTCTCGGGATGCTTCATTGGCTGGCGCGAAACTCCGACGCGTCCGAAGAAGCGCTTCGCCGGTTTATGGCGATCGAAACCCCGGAGGCGGTGAAACTCCAGACGGCGCGCCACGTGCTTGTCGTCATCGCCGCCCGGAGGCGCAACTTCGAAGACGCCGAAAAAACTCTTGGAGCTTATCTTGAAGCCGGTCCCGTAAATCTGAGCGAGCGGATCAAAATGGAATCCGAACTTGCCCAAAGTTATCGTGACCGCGCCGAATGGACCAAGGCGGCAGCGCACGCGGAAGAGGCTTATCGCGCCGTCAAAGCGAATTTTCAGACGCGTTCGTCACGTGCATTGGCGCTCCAGGAACTTCTCGATTTCGGTTCGATGGTTTTCGAGATCTATCGTGATGCGGGCGAGGTTGCAAAGGCCGAAGGGTCGCTCGACGAACTTCGCAAGACGGCGGTCTTCGTTGAATCGACATCCATCTATTACTATGCGGTCGACAAAATGGTCGCGCTCCTCACTGAAACCAAACGAAAGCCGCAAGCGCTCGGCTATTTTCAAAAGGCGATAACCGAGGCGCGCACGGACTTCAAGTCCAAGGCGTGGCAGGAAGATATCCAGCGACGTCTCGCACGAAGGGTGAAGCAATATACGCTGCTTGGAGAGACAGCGCCGGAACTCGTGAACGTCGCTCAGTTTTTGCCGTCGGAAACGAAAACCCTGGCCGATCTTCGCGGAAAGGTGATTCTGCTCGATTTTTGGGCGACTTGGTGCGGGCCTTGCTACCGCGCGTTTCCGCTTCTTACCGAATGGCACGACACGCTCGCCAAAGACGGACTGGTCGTGCTTGGTTTGACGCGGTTTTACGGTCAGGCCGAAGGCGAACCGGTCACCGAAGCGCTTGAGATCGAGTTCCTAACCGAGTTTAAGAAGAAGGAAAAACTGTCGTATGATTTCGTCCTCAGCCGTGACATAACGAATCAGGTCAACTACGATGCGTTATCGCTGCCGACGACTGTCGTGATCGACCGCAAGGGTGTGATCCGATACATCGAGACCGGCGCCGGAAAGGAAGAAGACCTGGAAAAAACGGTTCGGAGACTGCTCGCGGAAAAGTAG
- the thiO gene encoding glycine oxidase ThiO, whose protein sequence is MSQEAVIIGAGVIGLAIARELHRRGLTRITILDSGKAGREASFAAAGMLAVQAETDETGEFFDLCRAARDVYPDFAADIQAETGIDIELDRAGTIYLAFNDSDIRELSHRYEWQRRAGLQVERLSARETCKLEPFVSPDVRESLLFPDDWQVENRRLLAALERSAARNGLVVEENRRVDRLIVKNGRAIGVETPVGKIYSQRVVLAAGAWTSLIGVEGIEIPTVRPVRGQILAFQTAKRLFSHVVYSPRGYIVPRADGRILAGATVEEVGYANEMTPAGIDFVATNAFEISPALSGLPIAERCSGLRPRTTDGLPLIGTFPQVENLFIATAHYRNGILLAPLTAQLTAEMIVGNGVPELLKGFGPNRF, encoded by the coding sequence TTGAGTCAGGAAGCAGTGATCATCGGAGCCGGCGTAATCGGCCTCGCGATCGCTCGCGAACTTCATCGGCGCGGTTTGACGCGGATCACGATCCTTGACAGTGGAAAGGCCGGGCGAGAGGCATCGTTTGCGGCCGCCGGAATGCTCGCGGTGCAGGCTGAAACCGACGAAACCGGCGAGTTCTTCGATCTCTGTCGTGCCGCACGGGATGTCTATCCCGATTTCGCGGCCGATATCCAGGCCGAAACCGGAATCGACATCGAACTCGACCGTGCCGGCACGATCTATCTCGCATTCAACGATTCCGATATTCGCGAGCTCTCGCACCGCTACGAATGGCAGCGGCGCGCGGGACTGCAGGTGGAGCGTCTGTCGGCGAGAGAAACTTGCAAACTTGAACCCTTTGTCTCGCCTGACGTGCGTGAGAGCCTGCTATTTCCCGACGATTGGCAGGTTGAAAATCGTCGGCTTCTGGCGGCGCTCGAGCGATCCGCGGCGCGCAACGGCCTGGTGGTCGAAGAGAACCGCCGGGTCGACCGGTTGATCGTCAAGAACGGGCGCGCGATCGGCGTCGAAACGCCGGTTGGAAAGATCTATTCGCAGCGAGTTGTTCTTGCCGCCGGAGCGTGGACATCTCTGATCGGCGTCGAAGGCATCGAAATCCCAACGGTTCGGCCCGTGCGTGGCCAGATTCTCGCGTTCCAGACCGCCAAACGGCTTTTCTCGCACGTTGTTTACAGCCCGCGCGGTTACATCGTGCCGCGCGCCGACGGACGAATTCTGGCGGGCGCGACGGTCGAGGAGGTCGGTTATGCGAACGAAATGACGCCGGCCGGGATCGACTTCGTGGCGACGAACGCATTTGAGATCTCGCCCGCGCTATCCGGCTTGCCGATCGCCGAGCGGTGTTCCGGGTTGCGACCAAGAACGACCGACGGATTGCCGCTCATCGGGACTTTTCCACAAGTGGAGAATTTGTTCATCGCGACGGCCCATTACCGCAACGGAATACTGCTTGCACCGCTGACGGCGCAGCTGACGGCCGAGATGATCGTCGGGAACGGCGTTCCCGAACTTCTCAAAGGCTTTGGGCCGAACCGGTTCTGA
- a CDS encoding pyridoxamine 5'-phosphate oxidase family protein has protein sequence MTESNIWIKRISHGEILKLVWKNLDLGTLDRHHPFHLGVFATIDDGEPRTRTVVLRRFWRKPRALAFHTHAGAPKVLQILANPKVSWLFYNPADGLQVRIRGTAEIITDGALHEEQWLATELLSRRCYVGETPSQVSKKPTSGLPESLVDRKPTREESELGKYNFVVVRSTIDEVDCMELDVKGNRRSLFRWNSAGEIESKWLTP, from the coding sequence ATGACTGAGTCGAACATCTGGATCAAACGCATTTCACACGGCGAGATACTGAAGCTCGTCTGGAAGAATCTCGATCTCGGAACGCTTGACCGCCATCATCCATTTCATCTCGGCGTCTTCGCGACAATCGACGACGGGGAGCCGCGAACGCGAACGGTGGTGCTGAGGCGTTTTTGGCGGAAACCGCGCGCACTCGCATTCCACACTCACGCGGGCGCGCCGAAGGTCCTTCAAATCCTTGCGAATCCGAAGGTTTCGTGGCTTTTCTACAATCCGGCCGACGGGTTGCAGGTTCGAATCCGCGGCACCGCCGAAATCATCACCGACGGCGCACTTCACGAAGAGCAATGGCTCGCGACCGAATTGCTGTCGCGCCGATGTTATGTCGGTGAAACTCCGTCGCAGGTGAGCAAGAAACCGACATCCGGACTGCCCGAGTCGCTCGTGGACCGCAAGCCGACCCGTGAGGAAAGCGAACTCGGAAAATACAATTTCGTTGTTGTCCGATCGACCATCGACGAGGTCGATTGTATGGAACTTGATGTCAAGGGCAATCGCCGTTCGTTGTTTCGCTGGAACTCGGCAGGGGAAATCGAGTCGAAATGGCTGACGCCGTAA
- a CDS encoding FecR domain-containing protein translates to MRSPRPFLWVTIFLLPLILLLNQNASGVVYDDYTPEVTARVVRISVIRGDVQIRRSGENQAWEKATLNLPIVEGDELTTGADSRIEIQFDKDSYLRLSEYATLKITTLRDEGVALSLPQGTMSLRVLNFDKERNYYEIDAPSTTVSVERAGMYRIDAGDTRGNEIRVAVTQGGEARVYSQNSGFTLKNGRSAKLFLSGNFAGEWETGDASRYADDFDTWVMERESAVAKRLRDSYYDKYYDRDIYGAEDLNEYGEWIYTRKYGYVWRPFRSATSGYTDWSPYRYGHWRWVSFYGWTWVNDEPWGWATYHHGRWIWDDGYWHWSPYANSRWRRSWWRPAMVSIVTWNGSVCWYPLSYYDSYYDYNSYYYRRNRGNVRIYNNTTIINNNTTVVVNPTPNPTPNNQPVTNETREDRLARLQTPPLQRIPPGAVVSVDSKEFGRRTGGYKTPPFETGKTILSKVPDDNQTPPILPDYKDLDRKISKEILIENPREPATDKVKTGAMERKPGASMDEDLRKQRIFGNRIPVTPKTEPNETGGGIIVNPNSETRKTGAVNRPLPKQEDNETKQPPVFNPGPVRTTGGGKRDDDGTQDQKPVQRERQREEKQSPPIYVPPQPKQEERRERPTFPQQQRNEKPREEPRQQPQPKPREEPRQQPQPKPREEPRPQPRIEPKSEPKPEQKPSPKQNPDKSEKDNRR, encoded by the coding sequence ATGCGTTCACCCCGACCATTTCTTTGGGTAACCATTTTTCTGTTGCCCCTGATTCTGCTATTGAATCAAAACGCATCCGGTGTCGTTTATGACGACTACACGCCCGAAGTCACGGCGCGCGTCGTTCGTATCAGCGTGATTCGCGGCGATGTTCAGATCCGACGCAGCGGCGAGAACCAAGCCTGGGAAAAGGCGACCCTTAACCTGCCGATCGTTGAGGGCGATGAACTGACGACCGGCGCCGATTCGAGGATCGAGATCCAGTTCGACAAAGACAGTTATCTTCGATTATCGGAATACGCGACCTTGAAGATCACAACGTTGCGCGACGAAGGCGTCGCTTTGAGCCTGCCGCAGGGAACGATGAGTCTGCGCGTCCTGAACTTCGACAAAGAAAGGAACTATTACGAGATCGACGCCCCGAGCACGACGGTTTCGGTCGAACGCGCCGGGATGTACCGCATCGACGCGGGCGACACACGCGGCAACGAGATACGCGTCGCCGTGACGCAAGGCGGCGAAGCGCGCGTCTATTCCCAGAATTCAGGTTTCACGTTGAAGAACGGTCGTTCCGCGAAGCTTTTCCTTAGCGGTAATTTTGCCGGCGAATGGGAAACCGGAGATGCTTCGCGCTATGCGGACGATTTCGACACGTGGGTTATGGAGCGGGAATCGGCCGTCGCCAAACGGCTTCGCGATTCTTACTACGACAAGTACTACGACCGCGACATCTACGGTGCCGAGGACCTGAACGAGTACGGCGAGTGGATCTACACCCGCAAATATGGTTACGTCTGGCGTCCTTTCCGGAGTGCGACGTCGGGTTACACCGACTGGTCACCGTACCGCTACGGCCATTGGCGATGGGTGTCGTTTTACGGTTGGACCTGGGTCAACGACGAACCCTGGGGTTGGGCAACCTATCACCACGGACGCTGGATTTGGGACGACGGTTACTGGCACTGGTCGCCGTATGCGAATTCCCGCTGGCGACGGAGTTGGTGGCGGCCGGCGATGGTCTCGATCGTGACCTGGAACGGTTCGGTCTGCTGGTATCCTCTGTCCTATTACGACAGCTATTACGATTACAACAGTTACTACTATCGGCGTAACCGCGGTAACGTCCGCATCTACAACAACACGACGATCATCAACAACAACACGACGGTGGTCGTGAACCCGACGCCGAACCCGACGCCGAACAATCAACCGGTTACGAACGAGACGCGTGAAGACAGACTGGCGCGCCTGCAGACGCCGCCTTTGCAACGGATTCCTCCCGGGGCGGTCGTTTCGGTCGATTCGAAGGAATTCGGGCGGCGGACGGGCGGTTACAAAACGCCTCCGTTTGAGACCGGAAAGACGATTCTTTCAAAGGTTCCGGACGACAATCAAACGCCGCCGATCCTTCCGGATTATAAGGATCTCGACCGAAAGATCAGCAAGGAGATCCTGATCGAAAATCCGCGCGAGCCGGCTACCGACAAGGTGAAAACGGGCGCGATGGAACGCAAACCGGGCGCTTCGATGGACGAAGACCTGCGCAAGCAGCGGATCTTTGGAAACCGGATTCCGGTAACGCCGAAAACGGAACCAAACGAAACCGGTGGCGGGATCATAGTCAATCCGAACAGCGAAACCCGCAAGACCGGCGCGGTAAATCGGCCGTTGCCGAAGCAGGAAGACAACGAAACGAAACAGCCTCCGGTTTTCAATCCGGGACCGGTTCGCACGACCGGGGGCGGAAAACGTGACGATGACGGCACGCAGGACCAGAAACCGGTTCAGCGCGAGCGTCAGCGTGAAGAGAAACAGAGTCCGCCGATCTACGTGCCGCCGCAGCCAAAACAGGAGGAACGGCGCGAACGTCCGACTTTCCCGCAGCAACAGCGCAACGAAAAGCCTCGTGAGGAACCTCGGCAACAACCGCAACCGAAGCCGCGTGAGGAACCTCGGCAACAACCGCAACCGAAGCCGCGTGAGGAACCTCGGCCGCAACCGCGGATCGAGCCGAAAAGCGAGCCGAAGCCGGAGCAGAAGCCTTCTCCGAAACAGAATCCGGATAAATCCGAAAAGGACAACCGGCGTTGA
- a CDS encoding isocitrate dehydrogenase (NAD(+)), producing MAKHTITLIPGDGIGPEIIAATVRTIEATGVDIAWETQIIGAQALEKFGTTIPETTIESIRRNKVALKGPLTTPIGKGFTSVNVGLRKALDLYANVRPIKALPNVPCRYPELDLVIVRENTESLYAGLEHIVVPGVVESLKIITEKASTRIARYAFEYTRLRGRKKVTAMHKANIMKLSDGLFLECFYNVAKEFPDIEADDKIIDNACMQLVMRPEQFDVMVLENLYGDIVSDLCAGLIGGLGLAPGANIGELGAVFEAVHGSAPDIAGQGIANPTAIMMSAFMMLRHIGEFDAADRAEKAMMDVFAEGEFRTKDLGGTSSTADFASAIIAKIKE from the coding sequence ATGGCAAAACACACAATTACATTAATCCCGGGCGACGGAATCGGACCTGAGATCATCGCGGCGACCGTCAGGACCATCGAAGCGACCGGAGTCGATATCGCGTGGGAAACGCAGATCATCGGCGCGCAGGCGCTCGAAAAGTTCGGGACGACAATTCCCGAGACGACGATCGAATCGATCAGGCGCAACAAGGTCGCACTCAAAGGCCCGCTGACAACCCCGATCGGCAAGGGATTCACGTCCGTCAACGTCGGACTGCGCAAGGCGCTCGACCTTTACGCGAACGTCCGGCCGATCAAAGCGCTGCCGAACGTTCCGTGCCGGTATCCGGAGCTCGATCTTGTGATCGTTCGCGAAAACACCGAGAGCCTCTACGCCGGACTGGAACATATCGTCGTTCCGGGCGTCGTCGAATCGCTCAAGATTATCACCGAGAAAGCATCGACGCGGATCGCGCGCTATGCGTTCGAATACACGCGTCTTCGCGGCCGCAAGAAGGTCACGGCGATGCACAAAGCGAACATTATGAAGCTTTCGGACGGGCTTTTCCTCGAGTGCTTCTACAACGTCGCGAAGGAATTTCCGGATATCGAGGCCGACGACAAGATCATCGACAACGCGTGTATGCAGCTTGTGATGCGACCGGAGCAGTTTGACGTGATGGTGCTCGAGAACCTTTACGGTGATATCGTCTCGGATCTCTGCGCCGGCCTGATCGGCGGACTCGGACTCGCGCCTGGAGCGAACATCGGAGAACTCGGCGCGGTGTTCGAAGCGGTCCACGGTTCGGCGCCGGACATCGCCGGCCAGGGAATTGCGAATCCGACCGCGATTATGATGTCGGCGTTTATGATGTTGCGGCACATCGGCGAGTTCGACGCTGCCGACCGCGCCGAAAAGGCGATGATGGACGTCTTTGCTGAGGGTGAATTTCGCACGAAGGATTTGGGCGGAACGTCTTCGACAGCCGATTTTGCGAGTGCGATCATCGCAAAGATCAAAGAATAG
- a CDS encoding pyridoxal-phosphate dependent enzyme: protein MKVYNSVLDIIGNTPLVKINNITRQHGIKAQVYAKMESLNPGYSVKDRIGVSMIDDAESKGILKPGGTLIEATSGNTGIGMALVAAVRGYRCIFVMTDKVSVEKRRYLKALGADVVICSAAAKYGTPDHYVSTAKRIADETPNSFYPDQYNHPANPLAHYRTTGPEIWRDTEGKITHFVASIGTGGTITGTARYLKEMNPDIKVIGADPYGSIFKTYKETGHVPEATPYLVEGIGQNIPVGNADVKIIDEIINVTDRDSFEYSRQLGRQEGIFCGGSAGTIFAGTLKVAKDLDENAVVVFIVCDTGEHYLTKHHSDEWMKEKLLLEPQKITAGLINETKNLGAPGELIFVGPEESIAGALDLMNRTGVTQIPVLANNASVGSLRESQILQKLIQNRDLLEGQVSDVMDKSFPIVDVDTGADEIKRKLQKSPAVLIENFGRIIGIITRSDVLDLLK from the coding sequence ATGAAAGTTTATAACAGCGTCTTGGATATTATCGGCAACACGCCGTTAGTTAAGATCAACAATATCACCAGGCAGCACGGCATCAAGGCGCAGGTTTACGCGAAAATGGAATCGCTTAATCCGGGGTATTCGGTCAAGGACCGCATCGGCGTTTCGATGATCGACGACGCCGAATCGAAAGGAATCCTCAAGCCCGGCGGAACGTTGATCGAGGCGACCTCGGGCAACACCGGAATCGGAATGGCGCTCGTCGCCGCTGTTCGCGGGTACCGTTGCATCTTCGTTATGACGGACAAGGTTTCGGTCGAGAAGCGCAGATATCTAAAAGCGCTCGGAGCGGACGTCGTAATCTGTTCGGCGGCGGCGAAATACGGAACGCCCGATCATTACGTTTCAACCGCCAAACGCATCGCCGACGAAACGCCGAACTCGTTTTATCCCGACCAGTACAATCATCCGGCAAATCCGCTGGCGCATTATCGAACGACCGGGCCGGAGATCTGGCGCGACACTGAGGGTAAGATCACGCATTTCGTGGCTTCGATCGGCACCGGCGGAACGATCACCGGCACGGCTCGATATCTGAAGGAGATGAATCCGGACATCAAGGTGATCGGTGCCGATCCGTACGGTTCGATTTTCAAAACCTACAAGGAAACGGGTCACGTTCCGGAAGCGACGCCTTACCTCGTCGAAGGGATCGGCCAGAACATTCCGGTCGGAAACGCGGACGTCAAGATCATCGATGAGATCATCAACGTCACCGACCGGGATTCGTTCGAATACTCGCGCCAACTCGGCCGTCAGGAAGGGATATTCTGCGGCGGGTCGGCCGGAACGATCTTTGCCGGCACGCTGAAAGTGGCGAAGGATCTCGATGAGAACGCGGTCGTCGTGTTCATTGTCTGCGACACCGGTGAGCATTATCTGACGAAACACCATTCGGACGAGTGGATGAAGGAAAAACTGTTGCTTGAACCGCAGAAGATCACTGCGGGGCTGATCAACGAGACGAAGAACTTGGGAGCGCCGGGCGAGTTGATCTTTGTCGGACCGGAAGAATCGATCGCCGGCGCGCTCGACCTGATGAACCGCACCGGCGTGACTCAGATTCCGGTTTTGGCGAATAACGCTTCGGTCGGCAGTCTTCGCGAGAGCCAGATTCTGCAAAAGCTGATTCAGAACCGCGATCTTCTCGAAGGTCAGGTTTCGGATGTGATGGACAAGAGTTTTCCGATCGTCGACGTTGACACGGGCGCCGACGAGATCAAACGCAAGCTGCAAAAGTCGCCGGCGGTATTGATCGAGAATTTCGGCCGGATCATCGGGATCATTACGCGGTCGGATGTCCTGGATCTGCTTAAGTGA
- a CDS encoding magnesium chelatase, whose protein sequence is MRPATLGELKATGYEPRSVKDEMRANLIAKLRSGERLFPGVVGYDESVIPQLINAVLSKHNFILLGTRGQAKSRIIRQLTDLLDEDMPIIAGSEINDNPFQPLSAYGRHQVDFHGDETKIDWVKRENRFVEKLATPDVTIADIIGDVDPIKAAKGGHLLSDELTIHFGLLPRANRGIFAINELPDLAGKIQVGLFNIMQEGDVQIKGYPVRLPLDVLLVFSANPEDYTARGKIITPLKDRIGAEIQTHYPSNVGLGAAITRQEAWVDRGLDDSRIVIPDFIAETIEQIAFEARDDQRIDKRSGVSQRFPISALESAVSNAERRSLITGEPDIVPRISDVYAALPSMTGKIELEYEGEQLGAARLARDLIKRAAGVIFEGFFLGIDFEPTVQWFDSGNKLLLSDTASADECVMLLESVPELIDSTLVPLEFGRDEKARLVAACEFVLEGLYAQNKISRNEEGGFEAATKAKRDRRGMIYEDFTDSEGYN, encoded by the coding sequence ATGAGACCTGCCACACTCGGCGAACTGAAAGCGACCGGCTACGAGCCGCGTTCCGTCAAAGATGAGATGCGCGCGAATCTGATCGCGAAACTGCGTTCGGGCGAGCGCCTTTTTCCGGGAGTTGTCGGCTATGACGAGTCGGTGATTCCCCAGTTGATCAACGCCGTTCTTTCAAAGCATAACTTCATTCTCCTCGGAACGCGCGGACAAGCGAAGAGCCGGATCATTCGCCAACTTACCGATCTGCTCGATGAAGATATGCCGATCATCGCGGGTTCCGAGATCAACGACAATCCGTTTCAACCGCTTTCCGCATACGGCCGCCATCAGGTCGATTTCCACGGCGACGAAACGAAGATCGATTGGGTGAAGCGCGAAAACCGTTTTGTCGAAAAACTCGCGACGCCCGATGTGACGATCGCCGATATCATCGGCGATGTCGATCCGATCAAGGCCGCGAAGGGCGGCCATCTTCTGTCGGACGAGCTGACGATCCATTTCGGCTTGTTGCCGCGCGCGAATCGCGGCATTTTCGCGATCAACGAACTTCCCGACCTCGCCGGCAAGATTCAGGTCGGATTGTTCAACATAATGCAGGAGGGCGACGTCCAGATCAAAGGATATCCGGTTCGTTTGCCGCTCGACGTGCTGCTCGTTTTTTCGGCAAATCCGGAAGACTACACGGCGCGCGGCAAGATCATTACGCCACTCAAGGACCGTATCGGCGCCGAGATCCAAACTCATTACCCGTCAAATGTCGGACTCGGCGCGGCGATCACGCGGCAGGAGGCCTGGGTCGATCGCGGTCTCGACGATTCGCGGATCGTGATCCCGGACTTCATCGCCGAGACGATCGAGCAGATCGCGTTCGAAGCGCGCGACGACCAACGGATCGACAAGCGGTCGGGCGTTTCGCAGCGATTTCCGATCTCGGCCCTCGAATCGGCGGTTTCGAATGCCGAGCGGCGTTCGCTGATCACGGGCGAGCCGGACATCGTTCCGAGAATCTCCGATGTTTACGCTGCCCTCCCGTCGATGACCGGCAAGATCGAGCTTGAATATGAAGGCGAGCAACTCGGCGCCGCAAGACTTGCACGCGACCTGATCAAGCGCGCCGCCGGCGTGATCTTCGAAGGCTTTTTTCTCGGGATCGACTTCGAACCGACCGTGCAGTGGTTCGATTCGGGTAATAAACTTCTGCTATCCGACACGGCGAGCGCCGATGAATGCGTGATGTTGCTTGAGAGCGTGCCGGAGTTGATCGATTCGACGCTTGTCCCGCTCGAATTCGGCCGGGATGAGAAAGCCAGGCTCGTCGCCGCCTGCGAGTTCGTGCTCGAAGGCCTTTACGCGCAAAACAAGATCTCCCGAAACGAAGAAGGCGGATTCGAGGCCGCGACCAAAGCCAAACGGGACCGCCGCGGAATGATCTACGAGGATTTCACCGACAGCGAGGGCTACAACTAG